From a region of the Terriglobia bacterium genome:
- a CDS encoding NADH-quinone oxidoreductase subunit J translates to MTPVATTFFFYFLSIVAVAGALVTITRRNPVHSALALIFTLLALAGLYLMLYAPFVAGVQIVLYAGGIMVLFLFVIMLVNIEKAELEERFNKQWFVALLAAVALGALLVYVLHHGQSIFPTTVEFARNLPEAPNTQRIGIELYRNYMMPFEIASLLLLVAIVGAVVMAKKRV, encoded by the coding sequence ATGACACCTGTAGCTACAACTTTTTTCTTCTACTTCCTTTCGATTGTCGCAGTAGCCGGTGCGCTCGTTACGATCACGCGGCGCAACCCGGTTCACTCGGCGCTGGCACTGATTTTCACGCTTCTTGCGTTGGCTGGGCTCTACCTCATGCTCTACGCCCCATTCGTCGCTGGCGTCCAGATCGTCCTCTATGCCGGCGGCATCATGGTGCTCTTCTTGTTCGTGATCATGCTGGTGAACATCGAGAAGGCCGAACTGGAAGAGCGCTTCAACAAGCAATGGTTTGTGGCACTGCTGGCGGCCGTGGCGTTAGGTGCGCTGTTGGTCTATGTGCTGCATCACGGGCAGAGCATCTTCCCGACTACAGTCGAGTTTGCCAGGAATCTTCCCGAAGCCCCGAACACCCAGCGCATCGGGATCGAGCTTTACCGGAATTACATGATGCCCTTTGAAATCGCGTCCCTGCTGCTGCTGGTCGCGATCGTCGGCGCCGTGGTCATGGCGAAGAAGAGAGTTTAG
- the nuoK gene encoding NADH-quinone oxidoreductase subunit NuoK, protein MGEITTLHYLVVAAALFIIGVIGVLTRRNVVIILMSIELILNAVNLNLVAFSRLWNLQGQIFSIFVVADAAAEAAVGLGILIAFFRNKETVNMDEVDLLKW, encoded by the coding sequence ATGGGCGAGATCACAACACTGCACTACCTGGTTGTCGCTGCGGCGCTGTTCATCATCGGCGTCATTGGCGTGCTGACCCGCCGCAACGTGGTCATCATCCTGATGTCGATTGAGCTGATTTTGAACGCGGTCAACCTGAACCTGGTGGCATTTTCGCGGCTCTGGAACCTGCAAGGCCAGATCTTCTCCATCTTCGTCGTGGCAGATGCGGCCGCCGAAGCCGCCGTCGGGCTCGGCATTCTCATCGCCTTCTTCCGCAACAAGGAAACGGTGAACATGGACGAAGTGGATCTGCTGAAGTGGTGA
- the nuoL gene encoding NADH-quinone oxidoreductase subunit L, whose translation MFLEHIWIIPLLPMLGAASMFFFGRRISKQAVNAICVGVVVLAFLWACGSVWQFTHSGQPHFEKVVYTWLGDNTGSVPFTAVGGHLANFTADAGFLLDPLSCIWLLFVTGIGMLIHIYSVGYMAHEGGYYRFFGYLNLFMFAMLTLVLGNNYLMMFVGWEGVGLCSYLLIGFYFQKHSASTAANKAFIVNRIGDAGVLIGTLTLMWYFGTAKFTEINHAIAVGNYQIGDHWITLATIALFVGACGKSAQLPLYVWLPDAMEGPTPVSALIHAATMVTAGVYMVARSNALYQLAPLSMEIVAVVGAVTAIFAASIGLVQNDIKRVLAYSTVSQLGYMFLALGVGAFAAGVFHVFTHAFFKALLFLGSGSVIHAMSGEQDMRFMGDLGKKIPTTFRTMFIGTLAIAGIPGLAGFFSKDEILWQTWSSPHGSRVLWAIGFITALMTAFYMFRLIYLTFYGKPRMSHEVEHHIHESPKTMTVPLMILAVGAIFAGYLGVPASLGGSNRFEKFLEPVFAVEAHGATTTAEALGANPEGRLVEGANPSKLTEGEQAANQAAAVNQAAKEGEAAAGAPHNAHEIEPFEYILMGASIAAALLGWYFGRRFYKDADKDYKEPINEVAPPVYRTLFNKYWVDELYDYLFTGRRKLGPVRLGAQGLGDALWVFDANVIDGGVNGAGWLTKFSGTLSNAWDKWIIDGLFVNGSAYATRGLGYLARLTQWGLVQWYALVMIFGLVGLSSYYFVPGTTWQWLSVHWFLSIVLFVLALVVGALVIWIVGRIQTQQAFNGPKLDAQSGD comes from the coding sequence ATGTTTCTCGAACACATCTGGATCATCCCCCTGCTGCCGATGCTCGGCGCGGCCTCGATGTTCTTTTTCGGGCGGCGCATCAGCAAGCAAGCGGTGAACGCGATTTGCGTCGGCGTGGTGGTGCTGGCGTTTCTGTGGGCCTGCGGTTCGGTCTGGCAGTTCACGCATAGCGGCCAGCCTCATTTCGAAAAAGTGGTTTACACCTGGCTCGGCGATAATACCGGCAGCGTCCCGTTCACGGCAGTTGGCGGCCATCTCGCGAATTTCACCGCCGACGCCGGCTTCCTCCTCGATCCTCTTTCGTGCATCTGGCTGCTCTTTGTAACCGGCATCGGGATGCTGATCCACATCTACTCGGTCGGCTACATGGCACATGAAGGCGGGTACTACCGGTTCTTCGGGTACCTGAACCTGTTCATGTTCGCCATGCTCACGCTCGTGCTCGGTAACAACTACCTGATGATGTTCGTCGGGTGGGAAGGCGTGGGCCTGTGCTCGTACCTGCTGATCGGCTTCTATTTCCAGAAACACTCCGCCTCGACCGCCGCCAACAAGGCCTTCATAGTCAACCGCATCGGTGATGCTGGTGTCCTGATCGGCACCCTCACCCTCATGTGGTACTTCGGTACAGCGAAGTTCACCGAGATCAACCACGCCATTGCGGTCGGCAATTACCAGATCGGCGATCACTGGATCACATTGGCAACCATAGCGCTCTTTGTGGGCGCCTGCGGTAAATCGGCGCAACTGCCACTGTACGTCTGGCTGCCCGACGCAATGGAAGGTCCGACGCCGGTTTCAGCACTGATCCACGCCGCGACGATGGTCACCGCCGGCGTGTACATGGTGGCGCGTTCGAATGCCCTTTATCAGCTTGCTCCGCTCTCGATGGAGATCGTCGCAGTAGTGGGAGCGGTGACGGCCATCTTCGCCGCCTCCATCGGCCTCGTCCAGAACGACATAAAACGCGTGCTCGCCTACTCCACCGTTTCACAGCTCGGCTACATGTTCCTGGCGCTGGGTGTCGGGGCGTTCGCTGCCGGTGTCTTCCACGTCTTCACGCATGCGTTCTTCAAGGCCCTGCTGTTCCTCGGCTCCGGCTCAGTCATCCACGCCATGAGCGGCGAACAGGACATGCGGTTCATGGGCGATCTCGGAAAGAAGATCCCGACAACCTTCCGGACCATGTTCATCGGAACTTTGGCAATCGCGGGAATTCCTGGTCTGGCAGGCTTCTTCTCCAAGGACGAGATCCTCTGGCAGACATGGAGCAGCCCGCATGGCAGTCGAGTCCTCTGGGCGATCGGCTTCATCACAGCACTGATGACTGCGTTCTACATGTTCCGGCTCATCTACCTGACCTTCTACGGCAAGCCGCGCATGAGCCACGAGGTTGAGCACCACATCCACGAGTCCCCTAAGACAATGACCGTGCCGCTCATGATCCTCGCGGTGGGCGCGATCTTCGCCGGGTATCTCGGAGTACCGGCTTCGCTCGGCGGAAGCAATCGGTTCGAGAAGTTCCTGGAACCGGTGTTCGCCGTCGAAGCTCACGGTGCGACTACAACCGCTGAGGCCCTCGGAGCGAATCCGGAAGGGAGACTGGTTGAAGGTGCAAATCCCTCGAAGTTGACCGAAGGTGAGCAGGCCGCGAATCAGGCTGCTGCGGTGAACCAAGCTGCGAAAGAGGGCGAAGCTGCTGCGGGTGCTCCGCACAATGCGCATGAGATTGAGCCGTTTGAGTACATCCTGATGGGCGCATCGATCGCGGCTGCGCTGCTCGGCTGGTACTTCGGCCGCCGCTTCTACAAAGACGCTGACAAGGACTACAAGGAGCCGATCAACGAGGTGGCTCCGCCGGTGTATCGCACGCTGTTCAATAAGTATTGGGTCGACGAACTCTACGACTACCTCTTCACTGGCCGGCGCAAACTCGGCCCCGTTCGCCTCGGCGCGCAGGGACTCGGCGATGCGCTCTGGGTGTTCGACGCGAATGTCATTGATGGCGGAGTAAATGGCGCGGGCTGGCTGACGAAGTTCAGCGGTACGCTTTCGAACGCATGGGACAAGTGGATCATCGACGGGCTGTTCGTCAACGGCTCGGCTTACGCGACGCGTGGGCTCGGTTACCTGGCCCGACTCACCCAGTGGGGACTGGTGCAATGGTACGCGCTGGTCATGATCTTCGGACTGGTCGGTCTATCGTCGTACTACTTCGTTCCGGGAACAACCTGGCAGTGGCTCAGCGTGCATTGGTTTCTTTCTATCGTACTGTTCGTCCTGGCGCTGGTTGTAGGGGCGCTCGTGATCTGGATTGTCGGTCGCATTCAAACGCAGCAAGCCTTTAATGGGCCAAAGCTCGACGCTCAGTCTGGTGACTGA
- a CDS encoding NADH-quinone oxidoreductase subunit M encodes MYQHILSIILFTPLVGALILLFVPKENKNAIRWLANIFAMAGFAVSLPLIPWFWAVKSEPGFKFIEGAANNWIPTIGAGYHLGIDGISFLLIILTTLLGAISILSSWEAIQDRTKEYYVWFLVLQTGMLGVFMSLDFFLFFVFWEAMLVPMYLLIGIWGGPRKLYAAIKFFLYTLFGSVFMLLSVLFLYFFNHAQTGIYTFDIPSLYQTAWKIPQVYGPTAGILLFVGFFLGFAIKVPMFPFHTWLPDAHVEAPTAGSVILAGVLLKMGTYGLIRFSLPFFPAVVQYPAVRNWMIALSIIGIIYGALVSLMQKDMKKLVAYSSVSHLGFCTLGIFALNWTGISGSVIQQINHGISTGALFLIVGILYERRHTREIAEYGGIGNVMPVYATITLIVFLSSMGLPLLNGFVGEFTILQGAFMANKAWAIWAVPGVVLAAAYLLWLYQRVYFGKVTNPKNEKLADLTPRELATFVPLVVLAFAIGIYPKPLFQILEQPVNEIVMRVQAPNGIQNATAPVGAPHLPQSADVSRNSQTAPQPKLAAGVQ; translated from the coding sequence ATGTATCAACATATTCTCTCGATCATTTTGTTCACACCCCTTGTGGGGGCGCTGATTCTCCTCTTCGTTCCGAAGGAGAACAAGAACGCGATCCGTTGGCTGGCGAACATCTTCGCCATGGCAGGATTCGCCGTGTCCCTGCCGCTGATTCCGTGGTTCTGGGCGGTGAAGAGCGAGCCCGGCTTCAAGTTCATCGAAGGCGCCGCGAACAACTGGATCCCGACTATCGGCGCGGGCTATCACCTCGGAATTGACGGCATCTCGTTCCTGCTCATCATACTGACGACGCTACTCGGGGCGATCTCGATCCTGTCGTCATGGGAAGCGATCCAGGACCGCACCAAGGAATATTACGTCTGGTTTCTCGTGCTGCAGACTGGCATGCTCGGCGTATTCATGTCGCTCGACTTCTTCCTGTTCTTCGTCTTCTGGGAAGCAATGCTGGTCCCAATGTATCTGCTGATCGGCATCTGGGGCGGCCCCCGCAAACTCTACGCCGCCATCAAGTTCTTCTTGTACACGCTGTTCGGCTCCGTGTTCATGCTGCTGAGCGTGCTGTTCCTGTACTTCTTCAATCACGCGCAGACCGGCATCTACACCTTCGATATTCCGAGCCTCTACCAGACCGCCTGGAAGATTCCGCAGGTTTACGGTCCGACCGCGGGCATCCTGCTCTTCGTAGGCTTCTTCCTCGGATTTGCCATCAAGGTCCCGATGTTCCCGTTCCACACGTGGCTTCCGGACGCGCACGTCGAAGCCCCCACGGCCGGTTCGGTCATCCTCGCAGGCGTCCTGCTGAAGATGGGAACGTATGGACTGATCCGCTTCTCGCTGCCGTTCTTCCCGGCCGTGGTTCAGTACCCGGCAGTACGCAACTGGATGATCGCTCTGTCGATCATCGGCATCATCTACGGCGCGCTGGTCTCTCTGATGCAGAAGGACATGAAGAAACTGGTGGCCTACTCCTCGGTCAGCCACCTCGGCTTCTGTACTCTCGGCATCTTTGCACTCAACTGGACCGGTATCTCGGGTTCGGTGATCCAGCAGATCAATCACGGCATTTCTACTGGCGCACTGTTCTTGATTGTCGGCATCCTGTATGAGCGGCGACATACGCGCGAAATCGCAGAATACGGCGGCATCGGCAACGTGATGCCTGTGTACGCGACCATCACGCTGATCGTCTTCCTGTCCTCGATGGGCCTTCCGCTGCTGAACGGCTTCGTCGGCGAGTTCACGATTCTGCAGGGCGCCTTCATGGCGAACAAGGCGTGGGCCATCTGGGCCGTCCCCGGCGTAGTTCTCGCCGCGGCCTACCTGCTCTGGCTCTATCAGCGAGTCTACTTCGGCAAGGTTACCAACCCGAAAAACGAGAAATTGGCGGATCTCACGCCTCGCGAGCTTGCGACCTTCGTTCCGCTCGTTGTGCTGGCATTCGCTATCGGAATCTACCCGAAGCCGCTCTTCCAAATTCTGGAGCAGCCTGTGAACGAGATCGTCATGCGCGTCCAGGCGCCAAATGGAATTCAAAACGCGACTGCGCCAGTTGGTGCCCCACATCTGCCGCAGTCAGCAGATGTGAGTCGAAATTCGCAAACCGCACCGCAGCCGAAGCTTGCCGCGGGCGTGCAGTAA
- a CDS encoding NADH-quinone oxidoreductase subunit N yields the protein MTGWLSSILAHNSEYAVNYALSLPMIMLTLFALGILIIDLVLPKQWKRINALTALGGVAFAFAATVKLHLQFLRAEKADVVINMFPGFIDSLGHPAMALDRFAIYFYYLFLLGTAVAILISVRYLEIEREDHGEFYALMLFSVVGMMCMASGYDIVLLFIGLELMAISTYVLVGFLRRDQRSNEAALKYLLLGAFSSGIFAYGLSLLYGLSGSTNLGVIAEKLQDRFAQNPHDPIIIVALLTTATGLLFKIAAVPFHQWAPDAYEGAPTSITGFMSVAVKAAGWALLLRVFLFGFYPIRSLYMPLLVFVSLATLTGGNLAAITQTNLKRLLAYSSIAHVGYMLLGLVASDNIRNQTGIRGILFYLLVYAFMNLGAFAVITSLRRRNIIGDEIDDIAGLYFKRPVEAVLMLFFLLSLAGIPPLAGFWGKYFIFLSLMETGHYVLASVGVLYAVVALYYYMRVANAMFMKQAADAEPIHLTPGMTTALAVTALGTIGIGVFPNAFMQFVNWSLSAAGNVTSIAQAVR from the coding sequence GTGACCGGATGGTTGAGTTCGATTCTGGCGCACAACAGTGAGTACGCGGTGAACTATGCGTTATCGCTCCCGATGATCATGCTGACGCTGTTTGCGCTCGGCATCCTCATCATCGATCTCGTGCTCCCTAAACAATGGAAGCGTATCAATGCCCTCACGGCGCTCGGTGGTGTGGCCTTCGCGTTCGCCGCCACGGTAAAGCTACACCTGCAATTCCTGCGCGCTGAGAAGGCCGACGTTGTCATCAATATGTTCCCGGGCTTCATCGACAGTCTCGGCCACCCGGCAATGGCGCTCGACCGTTTCGCGATCTACTTCTACTACCTCTTCCTGCTCGGTACCGCGGTCGCCATCTTGATCTCCGTCCGTTACCTGGAAATCGAGCGCGAGGACCACGGCGAGTTCTACGCCCTCATGCTGTTCTCCGTCGTCGGCATGATGTGCATGGCCAGCGGCTACGACATCGTTCTTCTCTTCATCGGCCTGGAACTCATGGCTATCTCGACTTATGTGCTCGTCGGGTTCCTGCGGCGCGATCAGCGTTCGAATGAAGCCGCCCTGAAGTACCTGCTGCTGGGAGCATTCTCGTCTGGCATTTTTGCCTACGGACTGTCACTGCTCTACGGGCTCTCCGGTTCGACAAACTTGGGCGTGATCGCCGAAAAACTGCAGGATCGTTTCGCCCAGAATCCGCACGATCCCATCATCATCGTCGCCCTGCTGACGACCGCAACCGGACTGCTTTTCAAGATCGCCGCCGTTCCGTTCCACCAGTGGGCGCCGGATGCCTACGAAGGCGCGCCGACCAGCATCACTGGGTTTATGTCTGTGGCCGTGAAGGCCGCCGGATGGGCGCTGCTGCTCCGTGTTTTCTTGTTCGGCTTCTACCCCATCCGCAGCCTCTACATGCCGCTGCTCGTTTTCGTCTCGCTTGCCACCCTCACCGGCGGAAACCTTGCGGCGATTACGCAGACCAACCTCAAGCGCCTCCTGGCGTACTCATCCATCGCGCACGTTGGCTACATGCTGCTCGGCCTCGTTGCCAGCGACAATATTCGTAACCAGACGGGCATTCGCGGCATTCTCTTCTACCTGCTCGTATACGCCTTTATGAACCTCGGCGCGTTTGCGGTCATCACCTCGCTCCGGCGGCGCAACATAATTGGCGACGAGATCGACGACATCGCGGGCCTCTACTTCAAGCGTCCGGTCGAAGCCGTCCTCATGCTCTTCTTCCTGCTGTCGCTGGCCGGCATTCCGCCGCTGGCGGGCTTCTGGGGCAAGTACTTCATCTTCCTCAGCCTCATGGAGACCGGGCATTACGTGCTGGCTTCCGTTGGCGTCCTCTACGCGGTGGTCGCGCTCTACTACTACATGCGCGTTGCCAACGCCATGTTCATGAAGCAGGCGGCCGATGCCGAACCCATCCACCTCACGCCTGGCATGACCACGGCCCTGGCAGTAACGGCCTTGGGGACGATCGGAATCGGTGTCTTCCCGAACGCCTTCATGCAGTTCGTCAACTGGTCTCTGAGCGCGGCCGGAAACGTAACCAGCATCGCGCAGGCGGTCAGATAG
- a CDS encoding AtpZ/AtpI family protein, whose amino-acid sequence MAQEKQNPLVTLVRYSEIGFILPAAVLLGYLVGTGLDYWLHTKWIVVAGVIFGVISGFVSMIRMALRSDDEQD is encoded by the coding sequence ATGGCCCAAGAAAAACAGAACCCGCTGGTCACGCTCGTTCGATACTCCGAGATTGGGTTCATTCTCCCGGCCGCGGTCCTGCTCGGATACCTGGTCGGCACCGGCCTCGACTACTGGCTGCACACGAAATGGATCGTTGTCGCCGGGGTCATCTTCGGTGTGATCTCCGGGTTCGTCTCGATGATTCGTATGGCCCTGCGAAGCGATGACGAACAAGACTGA
- a CDS encoding ATP synthase subunit I yields MTNKTEAGPDFAPDDTPGPPPDPDSPAERFYGAAIQRITRGTLVLGIAGTFACFAVYGFHSGLAFFVGAALAYWNFHSLVSAVNALGERIVVGHSREKGTAIVFRFISRILLVGLAGYAIFLSWPGSLPGFLVGLCMPVPAMMFEAGYEGFTALRRGL; encoded by the coding sequence ATGACGAACAAGACTGAAGCCGGCCCAGATTTCGCGCCAGACGACACCCCGGGGCCACCGCCAGATCCCGACTCACCCGCCGAACGGTTCTACGGTGCTGCGATCCAACGGATAACGCGCGGAACTCTCGTTCTTGGGATAGCAGGCACCTTCGCCTGCTTCGCCGTGTATGGGTTTCATTCCGGGTTAGCCTTCTTCGTGGGCGCTGCGCTCGCTTACTGGAATTTTCACTCCCTGGTATCGGCCGTAAACGCTCTCGGCGAGCGCATCGTCGTGGGTCACTCGCGAGAGAAGGGAACAGCCATCGTCTTCCGCTTCATCTCCCGTATCTTATTGGTAGGATTGGCCGGGTATGCTATATTTCTAAGTTGGCCGGGGAGTCTACCGGGCTTCCTGGTGGGTCTGTGCATGCCCGTTCCGGCCATGATGTTCGAGGCCGGATACGAAGGTTTCACCGCCCTCCGACGCGGACTCTAA
- the atpB gene encoding F0F1 ATP synthase subunit A, which produces MHQLPFTALLNQLLAGPVNSMLAALGIHVAHPQAPIANFVAMQIFVFLFALLLFVLLRVTLSVDKPNFIQHLFEGIHSFIADQGREIIGHHHKKYDSYLAALGIFILFSNLIGLVPAFESPTSFPYVPFGCALVSWVYYHVVGLKMNGFRYFLHFFGPVWWLAFLIFPIEIFSHLARVMSLTIRLFANMFAGEMVTMAFFSLIPLGLPIAFIGLHAMVAFVQAYIFVLLPMVYIAEATAHEH; this is translated from the coding sequence ATGCATCAGCTTCCTTTCACAGCTCTGCTCAATCAGCTGCTCGCTGGCCCTGTAAACAGCATGCTTGCGGCGCTAGGCATTCACGTGGCGCATCCGCAGGCACCCATCGCTAACTTCGTTGCGATGCAGATTTTTGTCTTTCTCTTCGCGCTCCTGCTCTTTGTCCTGCTGCGAGTCACCTTGTCGGTCGACAAACCGAACTTCATCCAGCATCTCTTTGAGGGGATTCACAGCTTCATTGCCGACCAGGGACGCGAGATCATCGGACATCACCACAAGAAGTACGACTCCTATCTCGCAGCGCTCGGAATCTTCATTCTGTTCTCGAATCTGATAGGACTTGTACCCGCCTTTGAGTCGCCCACCAGCTTTCCCTACGTTCCGTTTGGTTGCGCTCTCGTAAGCTGGGTCTACTACCACGTCGTTGGCCTGAAGATGAACGGGTTCCGCTACTTCCTGCACTTCTTCGGCCCCGTATGGTGGCTCGCATTCCTCATTTTCCCAATTGAAATTTTCAGTCACCTGGCACGCGTAATGTCGCTCACCATCCGTCTTTTCGCCAACATGTTCGCCGGCGAAATGGTGACGATGGCGTTCTTCTCGCTCATTCCGCTCGGTCTGCCTATCGCGTTCATCGGTCTGCACGCGATGGTAGCGTTCGTCCAGGCCTATATTTTTGTCCTCCTGCCGATGGTTTACATCGCGGAGGCAACGGCCCACGAGCACTAA
- a CDS encoding ATP synthase F0 subunit C — MRKLVLVVMAFAFAAMPAFAQGAAATTNAGNTGVGSWALAAIGLGIAVACAAIGQGMVASSACEGLARNPAARPGIQLALILGLAFVESLVLFIWVMIFLKVPAV, encoded by the coding sequence ATGCGTAAACTCGTTCTAGTCGTCATGGCATTCGCGTTTGCCGCCATGCCTGCATTTGCACAAGGTGCCGCCGCTACGACCAACGCCGGTAACACCGGAGTCGGAAGCTGGGCACTCGCCGCGATCGGTCTCGGCATTGCTGTGGCCTGCGCCGCCATCGGCCAGGGAATGGTCGCCTCATCGGCCTGCGAAGGCCTCGCCCGCAACCCTGCTGCCCGCCCCGGCATTCAGCTCGCGCTCATTCTCGGTCTCGCATTCGTCGAGTCGCTCGTGCTGTTCATCTGGGTCATGATCTTCCTCAAGGTCCCAGCTGTCTAA
- a CDS encoding ABC transporter ATP-binding protein — MTEPVLLYQHVTKDYRVGFRRRRLRALHDFSLAVQPGEIFGFLGPNGAGKTTAIHLAMGFMHPTAGRGRMLGQEFGDAPTRSRVGFLAENLALHNRRVVELIDFYARLNKVPQPRRAARIAIDRLGLSDASNRITMKLSRGMQQRVGLAQAIVNNPDLLILDEPTSALDPVARVMVRELLLELKRAGKTVFVSSHLLSEVEAVCDRIGILRKGELVRVGTISELLENADRCSVVARGVGEEMFSGATSQNGFLVLEVERARQREIIERIWSAGGEVVSINPVRESLEEMFLRLAASGPESKQ; from the coding sequence ATGACTGAGCCGGTGTTGCTGTATCAACACGTGACGAAGGATTACCGTGTGGGTTTTCGTCGCCGGCGTCTTCGTGCGCTCCACGACTTCTCCCTCGCCGTCCAGCCGGGTGAGATATTCGGCTTTCTCGGGCCCAACGGCGCCGGCAAAACGACAGCCATTCATCTCGCCATGGGCTTCATGCATCCCACCGCCGGTCGAGGCCGAATGCTCGGGCAGGAATTCGGAGACGCACCCACGCGCAGCCGCGTTGGCTTCCTGGCGGAAAATCTTGCGCTTCACAATCGTAGAGTTGTGGAACTGATCGACTTTTATGCGCGTCTGAACAAGGTTCCCCAGCCACGCCGCGCCGCACGAATCGCTATCGACCGCCTCGGACTATCGGACGCCAGCAACCGCATCACCATGAAACTCTCGCGCGGTATGCAACAGAGAGTCGGCCTCGCGCAGGCCATCGTCAATAACCCCGATCTGCTGATTCTCGACGAACCGACTTCGGCGCTCGACCCTGTCGCGCGCGTAATGGTCCGCGAACTTCTACTGGAGTTGAAACGCGCCGGCAAGACGGTTTTCGTGAGCTCTCATTTGCTTTCCGAGGTCGAAGCCGTCTGTGACCGTATAGGTATTCTGCGCAAGGGAGAGTTGGTGCGGGTCGGCACAATCTCCGAACTGCTGGAGAATGCCGACCGATGCTCTGTCGTCGCGCGGGGAGTTGGAGAAGAGATGTTTTCCGGTGCGACGTCGCAAAACGGTTTTCTCGTGCTCGAGGTCGAGCGCGCACGTCAGCGCGAAATTATCGAGCGCATATGGTCCGCGGGCGGGGAAGTGGTCAGCATCAATCCGGTGCGCGAAAGCCTTGAGGAGATGTTTCTGCGCCTGGCCGCGTCCGGGCCGGAGTCGAAACAATGA
- a CDS encoding NADH-quinone oxidoreductase subunit N, with amino-acid sequence MNPIPSVDYIRILPEIVLTVFGTIVMMIDPLLDDHNDRKSLGIVSAIGVLCAIGATLFQAQPQYHGDGFFQMVRVDAFSIFFHMVVLIVALAAILMSFEYLSVQHLKHGEYYGLILFGAVGMGLMSSAIELVLIFIALEISSISTYILAGFRRKHAESTESSIKYFLLGSFATGFFLYGVALMFGATGSTQIDTIAAALKQNTPALAYVAMALMFVGLGFKVAAVPFQTWTPDVYEGAPAPVVGFMSTAPKAAAFAVLLRVLFGTGAPGWFWFIWVAAALSMTIGNLGALVQSNVKRLLAYSSIAHAGYLLVAFAAVKDMENGISAAMFYAASYAAMNVGAFAVISHFASAGEKYVQVDDYAGLGRRAPVLAAILTVFLLSLIGIPVTGGFFAKFYVFSAALKSSLVWLTIIGVVNSAIGAYYYLRVIVMMYMREPKTDAPVPGIPFGLGAALTISLAFTIYLGVLPNRVLGYALQSARDLLH; translated from the coding sequence ATGAATCCGATTCCTTCCGTCGATTACATCCGTATACTGCCTGAGATTGTACTGACCGTGTTCGGCACAATCGTCATGATGATTGATCCTCTGCTGGACGACCACAACGATCGCAAGTCGCTGGGAATCGTATCGGCGATCGGCGTGCTTTGCGCGATCGGGGCAACGCTATTCCAGGCACAGCCGCAATACCATGGCGATGGTTTCTTCCAGATGGTCCGCGTCGATGCCTTCAGCATCTTCTTCCACATGGTTGTGCTGATAGTCGCGCTGGCCGCTATCCTGATGTCGTTCGAGTACCTTTCAGTACAGCATCTGAAGCACGGCGAATATTACGGCCTGATCCTCTTCGGCGCCGTCGGTATGGGCCTGATGTCGTCGGCTATTGAACTGGTCCTGATCTTCATCGCTTTGGAGATCTCGTCGATTTCAACCTACATCCTCGCCGGGTTTCGGCGGAAGCACGCAGAGAGTACCGAATCGTCTATTAAATATTTCCTGCTGGGATCGTTCGCGACCGGGTTCTTCCTATACGGTGTGGCGCTGATGTTCGGCGCTACAGGTTCCACGCAAATCGATACCATCGCAGCCGCGCTTAAGCAGAACACGCCGGCGCTGGCATATGTCGCAATGGCGCTGATGTTCGTGGGACTGGGATTCAAGGTTGCCGCCGTGCCGTTCCAGACGTGGACGCCCGACGTGTACGAAGGCGCGCCTGCCCCGGTGGTCGGATTCATGTCCACGGCACCGAAGGCGGCTGCCTTTGCGGTGCTTCTGCGAGTTCTATTCGGAACCGGAGCGCCGGGGTGGTTCTGGTTCATCTGGGTGGCAGCGGCCCTTTCAATGACGATTGGTAACCTGGGCGCACTGGTTCAGTCGAATGTGAAGCGTCTGCTGGCTTATTCATCCATCGCCCATGCCGGGTATCTGCTCGTCGCTTTTGCGGCGGTGAAAGATATGGAAAACGGCATCTCTGCGGCGATGTTCTACGCGGCGTCGTACGCTGCGATGAACGTTGGGGCATTCGCCGTGATCAGCCATTTTGCCAGCGCCGGAGAAAAGTACGTCCAGGTCGACGACTACGCGGGACTGGGGCGTCGCGCGCCCGTGCTGGCGGCGATCTTGACGGTCTTCCTGCTATCGCTGATTGGAATTCCAGTCACGGGCGGGTTCTTCGCGAAATTCTATGTGTTCAGCGCGGCATTGAAGTCCAGCCTGGTCTGGCTGACGATCATCGGGGTTGTGAACAGCGCGATAGGGGCTTACTACTACCTTCGCGTGATCGTCATGATGTACATGCGCGAACCGAAGACGGATGCGCCCGTCCCGGGGATCCCGTTCGGACTTGGAGCTGCGCTTACGATCAGCCTCGCGTTTACGATCTACCTCGGCGTTCTGCCGAACCGCGTGTTGGGATACGCATTGCAGTCGGCCAGGGACCTGCTTCACTGA